Sequence from the Herbaspirillum sp. meg3 genome:
CCTTCCAGCAAACCCGCCAACGCCTCATAGGTCTTGTCCATCGTGCGTTGCTGGAACATTGACTGATACGCGCCGCGACTATCCGGATTATGCGAAAAGATGATGACACCGGCGGTCTCGCGGTCGAGACGATGGATCGGTGTCAGATTATCCAGCCCGGTTTTCTTCTTGAGGCGTACGAGCAAACTTTCTTGCAAAAAACGGCCTGTCGGGATCACCGGCACGAAGTGCGGTTTATCGACCACCAGCAGATGATCGTCCTGATGCAGGATGGTTTCTTCGAAAGGAATCGCCTCTTCCCGTCCCTCCAGATCGCGATAATAAAAGATGCAGTCGCCGCGCCGGTATGGCGATGCAGGCGTCATGGCTTCACCCCGCTGATTAACGACCTCGCCGCGCGCCATACGCTGCCGCCAGGTATCTTCCGACACCCCGGGAAACCGCGCGCACAGGAATACCAGCATGTCGCGCCACTGTTGCGGCGGATCTTGCAGCCACAGATAACTTGGCGCGACGCCGTCTTTCAACGGCAAAGGTGCTTTCAGTTTCATGCCTTGCCGGTGACTTTGCGTGCGGCACGGCGTTGCCACGCGATGACGCTGGGATTGGTGTCCAGATGAGCTTTGATGCGGGTTCGCTGGACGTCGGTCAGCGGCAAGGTGCGCAGCAGCTCCGGCCAGCTTTGCATGGCGCGTTCGACGGTGTCGACCAGAATCATTTGCAGTTTCGGTTCCGGGATGCCCCAGATATTGGCCAGTTCACGCAACACGGCCGGCGTCAGCAGTTGCCGCGCCCGCTCTCCCGGCGCGAACGCCAATGCATGGCCATGCCCCGCAAGATAAGCCGAATACGCGACGATATCGTAAGCCGGCGACAGTTCTGCGACTTGCGGTGTGCGATACAGCATGCTGAAGTTTTTCAAATGCGCGTCGAAATTGCCGAGCAACTCGTTCACCTTGATCCGGCGCAATAGCTCGAATAAATCATCCTCGCCTTTGGCGCTGCGCTCAAGCAGAACAATGCCCAATGCCGCATACGTACCGGCATATTTGGCAGCGGCCGGCGTGCCGGTGATCTGCGCAAAATCTTCCATGTGCAAACGCCCGGTCGGCGTTGTTGCATCACGGTCGAAGCGGTGGATCAGCAAGAAGTTTTCAGCATCGCTGCGCAGGCCGAACGGCAGACGGTCGGCAATCGCGGTGAGCGGCACCAGTTCGTGCTCGCAGACTTGCACGCCGGCGGCGCGCGCCAATGCCAGGGACGAGAACTCGACCTCAGGCATGTGCGGATAGTCCGAGGCCGGCAACTTGCCAATGAAATGCGCGCCCTGCGCATCTTTGGAACGCATGACATAGCGCCCGCCGGAGGCGCGCACCAACCCAATCTTGGGCTGCACGCCGGAAATCGACTCGCCATCCGGCGTCGGCAACTGCCCTGCACTCATTTCGTAGCTGTCGCGCCCCTGCCCGATCAGGCGGCCGAGATGGGCGTCGTCGAGACTTTCCGACAAGGCTGAGACATCACCCGGCAGATCCTTGCCACAAAACGCCAGCAAGCCGAATTCGTCATCCGGTGGCAAACCCGCACGCTCAATCAGATGCTTGCGCAACGGCCCTTCGGGCAGGAGATTCTGAAAGAACGGCGGCAAACCACCCTTGCCGTCGCCACGATTGACTTCAAGTGCGGGATTGAGCAACTGCGCCACGGTGCGGTCTTCGGTCGACGCGCGATAGAGCTGCGACAGAACCGGCCGTTGTGCATTGATTGCGTAGGCATCGTCGAAACGGAAATAGACCCGGCCGTCATCCAGCGCAAACAAGGAGCCCACCTCGGTCACACCAAGCCGGATCCGCAATGACCGCAACATGCTCATGGCGTGCTCCTCATCAGACGATGCAGACGTTCGGAGAGTTCGGTGCGGGCGCCGTCGCCCTCACCGTCCGCCGCGCGTTGCGCAGAGACCTCCTGCGGCACCAGCAGCAGCTCGAGACCGAGTTCGCTGCAGATGGACAACAGCTTGCTGAGTTCGATGTTGCCCTTGCCGGTTTCCAGCGCTTGCAGCGTATTACGGTGGATACCGCTACGCTCGGCCAGGCTGGCCGAACTGAGCTTCTGCGATTTGCGCACTGCGCGGATGCGTGCGCCGAGGTCTTGGACGGAATGCATAATAAAGTGTGCTTATGATATTAAAGACCATTTTATTATGCATTTTGAAAAAATCAAGGATTTACACAATTAATTAGTCAAATACACAAAATGTCTATTTAACTATGCAAATTAGCCTAACCGTGGGCTTATATTTGAAATATAGTGCACAAATGAAAAATCGCCCTGCAAGGGGCGATTTCGCTGCAAAAACCGTACCGATCAACGATCAGGCAACGGTATTGACGTTGCGGCCGATGTTCGGATTGGCCGGCAATGGCGGCGGCAATGCTTGCAATACGCCAATAGCGGCAGCAGCCTGGGTGTTCAGCGCTTTTTTCAGCATGGTCATGCTAACCGCGTCGGCAGTTTCAGCAGCGGACAATGCCGAGGCAACGGCGGGAATGTTTCCAATATCCATGACAACTCCTTGAATGACTGCATTTCTTAACGTCATATTTCCGTATTTCTTTACGTCAATCAAGATTTTTTACAAAAATAATTTCAAATAATTGCCAATAAAACAAATAGTTGGCGATTCATTCAAGCGAATTACGGGCTTATTCGGGCAAAAAAAATCGCATCACGAGGATGCGATTTCAAAAATGAACCCTGATGTGCCGGGTTTTCCCCCTTCAGGCCTTGGTATTGATGAGACGGCCTATATTCGGGTTGGCTGGCAGGGCCGGGCTGACAAGAGCGACCACATCATCGACGACATGATTAGCCACTTTTGTCAGATCCAGTCCGATTCCTTCCACGGCTTTTTTCGCCAGCCAAGCGGTTGCGACACCAGTTGCCAGAGATGCGATCTCCATGATGACTCCTTCATACGGGTGCAACTTCCCGTTAGCGACACAATCTGACAACTCTTTACGATTTACACATGTCCTTATCTTTGTTTTACATAGGTTAAGATTCTGCCCGTTTGAAGCCTTACACTTGCTTCATCCAATCGCTTAAGATCGTCTCGGTATCCTTGCCATTCCGGTATTTCACCCTCTGCTTTTCCCCATGCTCCACATATTAGAAAAAATCAGCGCGTCCCCCGTCAATGCCGAACTCGATCTGCTGATCGAATTGATGACAGCCATACGCCCGAAGAAACGCGAAGCACCGGAACTGGCCATTACCAACGTGCGCACACTGACGCACGTGCTGCAACAGCATCCGCACCATGCGGCAACGTTGCGCCATTACCTGCTGCATTTGTTGTCGGAGCGGCGCCAGACCAGCCTGTACACCGACATCGGCATTCTCTCCAATGACGGCTTCTTTTCAGAGCTGCATCGCCGTATCGCCTATCGCATCCTGCCCCCGGCTCTGGACGACCGTTATCTACCCGACTGTCTGGAAAAGATATTCCCTTTCGATACCGATTATCTGTGGATGCAAGCCGTTCCGCCGGAGGATTGGGCGGCGCTGTTTGAAATCGTCAGCCAGGCTGAAGTCGAATTAGCTGATCTCGAACAAATCGACGAGCAAAAGACGCTAACGGAAATTCTGCTCGCCATCCAGGTGCTGTCGTATCGCATCAGCGCCATCGGCATCGAACCTGAACTGATCCGTATTTACAGTGACATCAAAGCGTTTGAATCGCCCTTTCTGATGCAAAATGTCGAGCTGCACCGCTATCTCGACGGCTACATGCGTCATCTCAATGGTGACCCGACACCCATAGAAGACGCCAGCCACGTACTGGTGATGCTGGAGCAATGCCAGGATGTCGTGAAGAAGATCCGCAACAGCACCCTGCGCCTGGGCACCAGCATCTCTGTCACTTATCGCCTGGTGCGCCTGGATCAGCATCTGGATCGCCTGCACAAATTGCTGTCATTGGTTGATGTCGGTACCACCGACACGTCTGCCGCCATCACCAACGAAAAGCGCAGCATCGGCCTTCAACTGGGATTGGAACTGATCGAAGCGCACAACCGCAAATACACCGTGCGCGACCTGTTCGCCGCCAATATCAACCTGCTGGCGCGCAACATCACCGAGAACGCCAGCCGTACCGGCGAGCATTACATTGCCGAAGACCGCCGCGAATACGCCGCCATGTACCGCTCTGCGGCGGGCGCCGGGTTCATCATCGGCTTTATGTCGCTGATCAAGATCCTGTTTTCGTACCTACGCGCCGCGCCGCTGGTGGAAGCATTTTTGTTCAGCATGAATTATTCGCTGGGCTTCATGTTCATCCACGTGCTGCACTTTACTGTCGCCACCAAACAACCGGCGATGACCGCCTCGCGCATTGCGGCAGGCTTGCATAGCCGCGATGGCCGCAACATTGATCTCGACAGCCTGACGGAACTGATTGTCAAGGTCGTGCGTACTCAGTTCGTGGCGGTGCTGGGCAATCTGACCATCGCCTTCCCTGTGGCGTATCTGCTGGTCTACGGCTATTTCCTCATGACCGGGCATCACTTCGTCACACCGGACAAAGCCGGGCATCTGCTGCATGATATCGATCCGTTTTCCAGCCTGGCCTTGTTCCATGCTGCCATCGCGGGTGTCTGCCTGTTCCTGGCGGGTTTGATCTCCGGCTACTATGACAACAAGGCGCTTTACACACGCATGTCGCAGCGCGTAGCGCGTGCACGCTGGCTCAACGGCTTGCTTGGCAAGGCGCGCACCGCCCGTCTGGGCGACTATCTGGAAACTGGCCTCGGCGGCCTGATGGGGAATTTTTACTTCGGTATTTTGCTCGGTACCATCGGTACGATCGGCTTCATGATCGGCTTACCGATCGACATCCGCCACATCACGTTCTCCGCGACCAATTTTGCCATTGCGCTGGTTGCCCTGGATCATGCGGTGAGCTGGCACGTGATTGCAGTATCGACCTTCGGCGTGCTCTCGATCGGCATGGTGAACTTGTGGGTAAGCTTTTCGCTGGCGCTGTTTGTAGCCTTGCGCTCACGCCAGGTCAAATTCCGCCACGGCTGGCCATTGGTGAAATCGCTGTGCCGGCGCTTCCTTAAAAAGCCGGTGGACTTTTTCATGCCACCGAAGACGGCACCAATGCCGGAGTCGCAGAACGGCGTCGAGCCGTCCTGAGATTTATTTCGCAGGCTTGTCCAGCTGCTCGTAGACCGTATTGGCAATCCGCGCCAGCTCGCCGCGGTCAATGCTGCCGGACAAGGCATAGCCGAACTTGCCGTCGATCCAATAGAACACGTTGACCGTACCTTCTTGTGCGAAACGGAAACCGGTGTCCTTGTTCTGCACCTGGTCGGTGGAAACGTACAAGGTCAATCGCTGCCCGGCGCCGTCGTGGTACATGAACTGCGCCACCGGCCCGCTTTGTCCCGGCAACAGACGTCCACCGATGAGTTCATAGCCCAGCGGCGCCAGCTTGGGAGCTCGGACGTCGGCGCCGATGCGTTTGGATAGCCAGCGCACCAGGGCTTCTTCCTGATCAGCACCGACTTCAACCGGCCGGCGTGGATCCGGCGTATAAACGGCGTGGGCGAC
This genomic interval carries:
- a CDS encoding type II toxin-antitoxin system HipA family toxin, producing the protein MSMLRSLRIRLGVTEVGSLFALDDGRVYFRFDDAYAINAQRPVLSQLYRASTEDRTVAQLLNPALEVNRGDGKGGLPPFFQNLLPEGPLRKHLIERAGLPPDDEFGLLAFCGKDLPGDVSALSESLDDAHLGRLIGQGRDSYEMSAGQLPTPDGESISGVQPKIGLVRASGGRYVMRSKDAQGAHFIGKLPASDYPHMPEVEFSSLALARAAGVQVCEHELVPLTAIADRLPFGLRSDAENFLLIHRFDRDATTPTGRLHMEDFAQITGTPAAAKYAGTYAALGIVLLERSAKGEDDLFELLRRIKVNELLGNFDAHLKNFSMLYRTPQVAELSPAYDIVAYSAYLAGHGHALAFAPGERARQLLTPAVLRELANIWGIPEPKLQMILVDTVERAMQSWPELLRTLPLTDVQRTRIKAHLDTNPSVIAWQRRAARKVTGKA
- a CDS encoding anti-sigma factor; this translates as MKPMPITEADLQGYVDGLLPEERLEEVAAYLESNPDEAERLRTYRHQNQALHLLFDPVLDEPVPARLSARPSSSWELLQRYAAILIVAVFAGAGGWYLHGAAQSSSVSWIASAAGSVTRVDAPLMMARRAAVAHAVYTPDPRRPVEVGADQEEALVRWLSKRIGADVRAPKLAPLGYELIGGRLLPGQSGPVAQFMYHDGAGQRLTLYVSTDQVQNKDTGFRFAQEGTVNVFYWIDGKFGYALSGSIDRGELARIANTVYEQLDKPAK
- a CDS encoding site-specific recombinase, with the translated sequence MLHILEKISASPVNAELDLLIELMTAIRPKKREAPELAITNVRTLTHVLQQHPHHAATLRHYLLHLLSERRQTSLYTDIGILSNDGFFSELHRRIAYRILPPALDDRYLPDCLEKIFPFDTDYLWMQAVPPEDWAALFEIVSQAEVELADLEQIDEQKTLTEILLAIQVLSYRISAIGIEPELIRIYSDIKAFESPFLMQNVELHRYLDGYMRHLNGDPTPIEDASHVLVMLEQCQDVVKKIRNSTLRLGTSISVTYRLVRLDQHLDRLHKLLSLVDVGTTDTSAAITNEKRSIGLQLGLELIEAHNRKYTVRDLFAANINLLARNITENASRTGEHYIAEDRREYAAMYRSAAGAGFIIGFMSLIKILFSYLRAAPLVEAFLFSMNYSLGFMFIHVLHFTVATKQPAMTASRIAAGLHSRDGRNIDLDSLTELIVKVVRTQFVAVLGNLTIAFPVAYLLVYGYFLMTGHHFVTPDKAGHLLHDIDPFSSLALFHAAIAGVCLFLAGLISGYYDNKALYTRMSQRVARARWLNGLLGKARTARLGDYLETGLGGLMGNFYFGILLGTIGTIGFMIGLPIDIRHITFSATNFAIALVALDHAVSWHVIAVSTFGVLSIGMVNLWVSFSLALFVALRSRQVKFRHGWPLVKSLCRRFLKKPVDFFMPPKTAPMPESQNGVEPS
- a CDS encoding helix-turn-helix domain-containing protein; this encodes MHSVQDLGARIRAVRKSQKLSSASLAERSGIHRNTLQALETGKGNIELSKLLSICSELGLELLLVPQEVSAQRAADGEGDGARTELSERLHRLMRSTP
- a CDS encoding YjfB family protein; protein product: MDIGNIPAVASALSAAETADAVSMTMLKKALNTQAAAAIGVLQALPPPLPANPNIGRNVNTVA
- a CDS encoding pseudouridine synthase, translating into MKLKAPLPLKDGVAPSYLWLQDPPQQWRDMLVFLCARFPGVSEDTWRQRMARGEVVNQRGEAMTPASPYRRGDCIFYYRDLEGREEAIPFEETILHQDDHLLVVDKPHFVPVIPTGRFLQESLLVRLKKKTGLDNLTPIHRLDRETAGVIIFSHNPDSRGAYQSMFQQRTMDKTYEALAGLLEGRDFPFVYRSRLVDADKFFLMREEAGEANSETHIDLIERRGNQALYRLNPVTGRKHQLRVHMAALGIPILNDSFYPHTAPADAADNYDAPLKLLARSIAFTDPLSGDVRYFESLRRL